The Flavobacterium sp. 102 genomic interval GAAATTGTTGGAGTATCCCCTATTTCATTTTCAAAAGGCTCCAGTTTCATTTTACCGGTACACCACCTTGCAGTAGCCGAAGGCAAATAACCACCATACATCGCTAAGAAATGATCAAACGGGTTTTTTTCCGGTGAATTAACTTCATCAATTGATTTATACAGTTTAATGTTTTTACCCAGTACAGAATTCAACTTCCCAATCAAATCATAGGTCTCAGTCAATTCTTTACCGGTATCACAAGTATAGTATTCAACATCAATATCTGAATGTTTTTGGCTCATATAAATAGCCAAAGCAGCACTATCTTTACCACCGGATATGCCTAAAACATGTTTTATTTCACTCATCACTACTATAGATTAGTATTCATTTCTAATGACAATAATTCAAAAAGCAATTGCTTACGCTTATCAGTATCTAAAATAATTAATTTTTCAGTCAGTTCTTTTTTGACACCCGAATAAGCGCCATTCACTTTGGAGTCAATCACTATTCTTTCTTTTATCAAATCGCCACGCTCAGAGACAAATTCAAAAGAAACCAATTTATCACTACTGAGCTTATTAAACTCATGGATTGCCGAAGATTTAATCAACCCGGTCATAAATGCTTTAATATTGTTCATCAACAACACCTCTTCTTCATCAATCATTTTATCAATAGACTTGCCCAAAGCCACATCAGCAATCGACTTTAACCAAGAAACCCTATCATCTAAAGGCGAAAATACCCGCTTAAAAAAGATGCCTTGTTCGGTACTTAATAAACTTGAATCAATACTTCTTAGTTTATTAGTGATATTGTTTTTATAAGCAATAAAGTCCTGCCCTTTGCTGTCGATGGATTCTAATATAGTGCGTTCAACCCTGTCAATCAATCCATCGTAACAGCTTCTCAATTCACGAATAGCATCTTGAATATGAAGAGTATAATTTTTCAAAACTTCTTCATCATCCTTAATGGAAAGACTATGAAATCCTAGCGCAGCCGGAAACTGATTAAATAAGGCATCTTCTGGGTCTTTAGCGGTCTTAATAGCTTCCCGTAGTTTTATAGCTTTATCTGATAATTTTTTGGTATTAATCGTATAGTCGTTTAAACTTCGGTAAAAACGCAAGAAATTGCCAAAGATGGATAAAAAGGTGCTTTGAGTACCCTTACCTTCCTCACTTACATTAACCATCTCTTTATAGCCTTCCAATAAATTAATATTCAACCCGGTTACATCATAGCTTTTTATCGAATAGTTGTGAGCGGATTTATGAATCATATCCAATACATCCTCAGAAATGTAAGGTACGAAACCATTAGTCTCATGAAACAAAGCATAATCCTCTTTTTTGATAATCAAAAATAAAGGTATCCAAAACTCAACAAATCCCTTTTTCAATTTGAAAGGTTTCGTTTTAAGCACTTCATAAAGCTCCCCTAAATTTCTTTTAGAAGATTTAGCAGAGGCTAGAAAAGCATTACAGGTAGTCCACAAGGGAGTAAAAGTACCTTCAAGCGGCGGTGCATATTGATAAACACCATCTACTTCTCGATGTATTGTTGATTGCTTCAGCAAACTCAAATAAATAGATTTTTCAGGAGGAAATCTACTAACTTCAAAACCCAATAAAGCATCATTTTCAAATTCCAGCACTTTACGCATCAAGAATTTACGCGCCGTATTAATCTGAGGACTAAGATTTTCCCGATTAAACAACTCATTTTTTAATATAGGAGCATCACCAAATTCTCGGTCGCAAATTTCAGACAACAGGCTGTTCAGTTCTTTGCGGGATTGCACAGTTCTGGAACCGCCATTATAGAACCATAAATTCTCTTTGGCATCATTATAAAGGTTTTGCAATACAAGCCAATGTAATTTATTTACATGATGCTGCAATTCTTCGTTAAGTAGCTTTAAGGCATTTACATCCCTAACAAACTTGTTTAACAGAAGCTTATATTTATTGATAGTGAATATCTCATTATAAATTGCATCCGAATTTTTATAAAGCACAAAGAGATTAGTCTGCGATTCCGAAGAGATTCTCTTAACATCTTTGCCTTTAATTTTCGAATTAAAGATAAGATTGATATACCCATCAATAGCGCCTTCGGCATAACGTATATCGTTCAAATCATTCAAAATCCGATATTCAAAATACCTAGGGGTTCCGGTTAAAAAAGAATGACGTTTTGCATTTTCAACTGGAAACGTTATCAACCTCCCTAGTTCTTCGGATATCGAAAAATTAGCATCAATCTCCTTGGTGATATTAGTCAACTCCTGCTCTATATCAATATCAGTCCCTTCTAAAAAGTTAAGCTTATGACTGTGCTTGTAAAATCTTATAATACCTGATTGCTCAAGTTTTTCAATAGAATCCCTGATAAAATCAGAGGAATAAGAAGTCGTAAGAGAGAGGTAAATGGAGGCAAACTCTTTGTCAAATTTCCCACCGGCTTTACCAAAAATAGTAACCAAACAAATAGTCTTAATAATTTCGGCAGCTACTGCATAATCGTCAGTAAAGTACAACTCTGCGCGCTCTAGTGCCCTCATAGAAGACAACCACTGTGGTCGGTGTGGATTACTATAATTTTGTATATCACTCGAAAGAGTCTGAATCAAATAATCATAAACAGCGGTTACATTAAAAAAAGGATTCGCTATTGTATCTTTTAACGCTTCAAACTCATTCAGAAACGAAAACAAAGACCTTTCATTTTGTCCATAACGTTGAAGTGATTGTACTAGCATATTAGCAGACAGCCAATCAAGCGGATACAACCTCTCGGTAAGATTACCGTGTCCACTTTGAGTGAAGGCTACCAAATGTGATTTTGAAATGGCGTCATTTAATGAAGCAAAATCTTTCTTTAAGGTTGCAGCTATACTGATTTTCTCAAGTTGCTTACTGGCAAAAAACAATAACTGCTCAACAGGTTCATTAAACAATAGCTCAACAAACCTTCCTTTAATTTTTTCCCATTCCTGTCTATCAACAAGATCTAACGACGAGGAATAAGAAATAAAATTTTGATGAAGTGTGATGATAAAATAAGCGTTTTTATCAAGGTCATTGGCCCATTCAGAAACTAACTGTAAAAGATACAAATCATTGCTCTTCTTGTTTTTATTGATATGCTCTAGGAATTTTCCAAACTCATCAATTAAGATGACAAAGCCATTCTTTTTTTTATCAGCAGCAACCCTGCGTTTTTCAAGCGCATCAATAATATCTCTTGAGGACGAAACAGTGTCAAGCCCTAAGGCTTTCTGAAAGGCAAAGGTCAAACTCGTAGCATCACCTATAAGCTTTAAAATTTGATACGATTGGTATCTTTCATTGGCTTTAGTGCTGAAATAAATTTTCTTTTTCAGAAGATTCTTTTCAAGAGCCCATAAAAAAGTAGACTTACCGGTACCATAATTACCTATAATCGTAAAAGACCTATTAGCACTGTTCTCACTACTAAAAATTCGTTCAAATATCTTAGTGGCATTAGGAGTCACTACATAATTCAAATCCTTACTTTGATCGCGTACGATGTTGGTGGATATATTAAACTCCATAATAATTTTGCAATAATCTTAATTTAAAATCTTCATTCTCAATTTTCAATTGAAGCTGTCGGGTTCCGGCATCCTCATTGTAAATAAACTCAGGATACTTAGAACGCAGCCTATCAATTACAACCTCAAGTCCTTCATTCGTTAAAACAAAATAAGACCCCAAAGTATCCCTGATATCTTTAAAGTTGACAGCAGCATCATTTCCAAACAAATCAACCAAACAATACCCAAAAATCTCACTAGGAAAAGTCACCCTATCCTCTTTATTCAACTTATAAGTAGTAAGACCATTTCCTCTGTTAACCGCTGAAATTAGATTCAATTCAATCAAGGGAGAATTAAAATCATCCTCCAAGGATTTAGCAGTTCTGATACCGGAAAAATAACTTTGTGTAAAGACCTTAAAATCAGACTGCAAGGTACTCTCGCTTGTTTCTCGATTACTGGTCTCAGCAATTTTTAATTTAAGAAAATTTAAAATTTGCCTTTCATCAAACTCACTGCTAATACGTTCCCTTGCATAATCCGTAAAAATCAATTTAAAAATACTGGCTTCCTGCTGTTTACAAAGAAGATACTGCAATAGCCACAACGTGCCCTCGTCTTCTAAATACTTATCAAAACCACCATTTTGCACAAAAAGTATATCAGCGATTTCTGTTAGGTGTTTTTCATTATTAATAAGTCCGAAAGCCTTCATCCAATATTGAATAGCTTGAACCATATTTTTACCAACCCCTAAATTCAAGATAGATTCTTCGAGATTATGAAATCCATTAAGTTCTTGATTATTAATAAGTTCTACACCTTTCAACAACCACTGTTGTCGACAATGAAAGGTATCATGACCCGAAAATTTTAATGTATGCATTGATTTTATTTAATACTGCAATTTAGCTAATTGGGTAAAGTTCTCCAATAAAAGGCAAGAATATTTTTAAAAACATATGAACATTTTAATAAACAATTCAAAATGCTAAATATCAATGTATTATATAATTTTTTTATTAAAAAATCATTCAACTAAGGATATTTAGTTTATCTGCTTAGATGAAAGAAGATTTTTAGAATAAGAAAGCTTCATAAAAAATAATTGTGGTAGAGCGAATATTGCAATATTTCAATTATTTAGTTTAAATACCTTATAATCAATAATAAAGACTACCTTCGTAGCTTAATAATCATTTTTATGAACGAAGGAACCATTAAATTTTACAATGAAGCCAAAGGCTTCGGATTTATTACGCCAAGCAATGGCGGAGCAGACTTATTTGTACATGCAACCGGTCTTAACGGCCAAGTGCGTGAAAACGACAAAGTGTCTTATGAGGTAACGGACGGTCAAAAAGGGCCAACCGCAACCAATGTAAACGTTATCTAAGATATATATTTACCAGTGTTTGTTAAAAAGCCAATCCTTCTGATTGGCTTTTTTTTTGTTTAGATAGTATCCGGGCTATACGAAGTACTCCTACCACTTCTTTCTTGTTCTGTTTAAATACAGCTTTACAAAACATTTTGCATGAATTTTTAATAAAAATATATGCAATTACATATTATTTCGTAACTTTGTTTCATGAATAAGTTAGAGGAATTAAAAAAACATTTAAAACGGGGTAAAGTATACCGTCGGGCTGATTTGTCCAAGTGGTCAAAATCAGTTGACCGTCACCTTGAGGAATTGGTTCAGGAAGGAACCTTGCAAAAGCTTTCACAGGGTGTATACTTTTATCCGGAGTTAACCGTCTTTGGAGAAGCACCTCCCGAAGAGGAAGTATTGGTACGCTCATTCCTCAAAGACACACGTTTCTTGCTTACTTCCTTTAATGCTTACAATGCTTTAGGTGTTGGAACCACACAGCTTTACAACACCAAAACCGTGTACAACCACAAGCGCCATGGTGAGTTTAAGCTCGGTGGAGTGACTTTTACTTTTAAAAGAAAGCCTCATTTCCCTCTTAAAGCTACGCCTGAATTCCTATTGGTAGACTTACTGAATAACCTGGACCAACTTGCAGAAGACCCAAACGAAGTAGTATCAAGAGTGTGTTTCAAGGCAAAAACAATGGATGCGAAAAAATTAAGAAATTCACTCCGCGACTACGGTAGCATCAAAGCAAAAAAACTGTTGGAACCGGTTCTATCCGCATAATATGTCTCACTACTTACACAACCATAAGGATTTCCGGGCACTGCTGCGCATTGTCGGAGCCGAATTGAATATCGAACCTGGTCTGGTCGAAAAAGACTATTGGATTATGCATGTCTTGTACGGACTAAAAAAACAAGGATATCAATTTGAACTCAAAGGAGGTACTTCCCTATCCAAAGGATACGGAATCATACACCGCTTTTCTGAGGATATCGACATCCATATCAAGCCACCGGCAGAAATGGCAATAAATGAAAATCCTAACAACAATAACCCAAATAACATTCAAAAAAGAAAAGGTTTTTATGATGGACTGGCTAAGGATATAAAAATTGACGGAGTCATATCAGTTATACGGGACGAAGCTTTTGACGACCCAAAACAATACCGCAGCGGTGGCATAAGATTACATTATGAAAGCAGTTCTGATGCTGTTGAGGGTGTCAAGGAAGGAATTTTACTGGAAGTAGGATTTGATACAGTAACACCAAACAACCCCATAACGATATCATCTTGGGCCTATGATAAGGCCGTAGAACAAAAAGTAGATATAATTGACAATCGGGCGGTTGACATCGCCTGTTACCATATTGGCTACACCTTTGTCGAAAAATTGCAGACAATAGCAACCAAATTCAGGCAGGAACAGGAAGATGGAGAAGAGCGCCAAAATTTGATGCGCCAGTACTACGATGTATACGGTTTACTTGGTGACCAGCAGGTACAGCAGTTCATTGATACAAACGAATATCAGGAACACAAAATCGCACGTTTTCCACCCAAAGACTACGAGACCCCTATTACCGAAAACGAAGCTTTCTTACTGAACAACCCGGAATTGAGGGAACGATTTAAGGAGCGCTATAAAAAGACTGCCGCACTATATTATAAAGGCCAGCCCGATTTTAATGAAATGATTACCGAGATTGGCAAATGGGTCGGAAAGCTATAGTTCAGTATGCATTGAATACATCAAAAAAGCTAATTAATTTCAATATAAAAAATGGTCATGAACATTCTCAATATTTTTATTATTAGTTTAAATTCCTAATAATCAATAATAAAGACTACCTTCGCCGCTTAACAATCATTTATGAACGAAGGAACCATTAAATTTTACAATGAAGCCAAAGGCTTCGGATTTATTACGCCAAGCAATGGCGGAGCAGACTTATTTGTACATGCAACCGGTCTTAATGGCCAAGTGCGTGAAAACGACAAAGTGTCTTATGAGGTATCAAACGGCCAAAAAGGACCAACCGCAACCAATGTAAACGTTATCTAAGATATATATTTACCAGTGTTTGTTAAAAAGCCAATCCTTCTGATTGGCTTTTTTTGGTTTAAATAGGGCTTATTTTCGGTTATTAAATCCGTTTAGAAACTGAACTTTGTGGTAATGCAGCGTTTGAACCCGCCCTCATAGGATTAGTGCAGCAAAATCCCGTAGAAACAAAACCAAAGCAATCCACGAGACGAGCAAAGCGAGCGGCTTGGGTTGCAGGGCTGAGCGTTAAGAAAATGCCCGGTAGGCATTTTTAGCGAAAGAGCCAGGCGGCGCGATGGGATTCAAGCATGATTTTCAAAAACTCTGGCTTTCAATTAATCTTTATCAGCAGGCCCAATTGAATTAACAATTTTTAAAAAGCGACTGTAAAAATTTTGGTAATACACTCCGCCAAACAAACTTAAGAAAACAATTGAAATAGGCTTTAGAGATATATTCTCATTGGTCAATAAAACGGGCAAGGCATAAGAAATTCCTAATATAATAATACCTATAAGACCGCCTTGAATAGGAATAAGCAATAGGTTGACGGTAGCAGTTATCTTTTTTTTACTTTGAATCGTATCATTGACGATTTTAGCAATCGATCCTATAATACCAAAGCAAATAGAAGTAATAAGAAAACTTAAAACAGTGGGTAAGGCAAGGATATAAGGATAAATAGCTTCTATAGCGGTCTGCTCATCTACTATATTCTGCATCCCAACTACAATATCCTGTTTATTACTTTCCGTAACCTTTGTGGCTTTGAGGTCTTCATAGGTTTGATCGTTTTGCAAAATCAGAAATCCACCTGTCCCAAAGTAGAGAGCCAAAAATAATACAAGCGTTAAAGTGACGGTTTTAATCATAATTTCAGTTTTTTAAAAGAATACACATTGTTGGGTGTTTGTCAATCGATCCATTTGTTCTCGGGTTGTAGCCGAATGCGCCGCATTATGGTTTTTACAGTAAAAACGGGCAACGACAGCAGTATCAGAAAAAACAAGTTTAAGGTCTTTATAATCTTGAGCAACTAAAGTAAAATTGGCATAACCAATGTTACTAATTTCAACTTTTGAATTTTTAGCTACCTTTATCTCAAAATGACCATTAAAATCGCTAACAGTTCCCTGTAGTTTTCCCGGAACAGATATTGTCACACCGGGCAATACTTTGCCTAAGTCGTCAACTATAATACCTTTTAAGGTTATAATTTGCTGCTGTTGCTGTGCTTGTTGTAGCTGTTCCAAAGGTTCTTTTAATACAACATCACCAGCGGCAGTACTTTGATTTTTAGCGGTCATTTTTTTTGAAGCACAAGAAATCATGAAAGCCGAAAAAAAGACTAGGGCTATTCTAATGGCTAAATTTTTATTCATTTTTTAATGGTTTAAAAGATTTATTACTGGAAAATCACATGGTTTTCAATGGTGGCAACACACTATTTACTAATTTTTTAACAGATTAAAACGGTATCATTAAAATCGTCCTCTGGAGATACCATTTCCTTTATCTGTTCCTGATAAGCGTGACCTGTTGTGTGCAATTGGATAGCTTTAGTATAGAATTGCACCTGCAAAACGCTTCTCCTTTTTTATTTCAAAAGGATTATTGGAGAACTCAAAATAAAACCGCAGCTGAATTGCGATGTTCTTAATAAATGATTTTGAAACGGTCAACAGTTTTGCCATTTCGATTTTTTTGCTGAATGTTTTATTGTTAATTTCCTATCTTAACTGTTACTTTTTCTGGTTCTTCGTTCAAAATTAATAGTTGTTATAAACGATGAATAAAATGACATAGAATATGTCATGGCCTTAATTTCCGGTCACAGAACGGTTAAACAAACGGTTAAATATTCTCGTATCCAGCGTAATACCGATAAACTGCCCCCATTTCCATACCTCTTCGGTTCTTATATCAGCTTGTGTACCGGCAAAAGCGGTGCTACCCAATTCAAAATTTCGATCGCTCAATTGAGTCACCTTACCATAATGCCAACCGGCACAAATACTGCCGCCTCTGGCAAATTCAAAAGTAAGACCTGCAAAAAAATTCTCCTGCAAATTCCCCTTAAGTGAAACCCCAAAAGTTGGGTTTATTCTGGTAATCAAATTGGGCTCTTTCAGCACATCCCTACCTCTGGTTAATGGATCTCCTTGAAGATATTTCATTGTCGACCACCAATACCAAATAACATTAAAGGTTATTAAAGTGCGATTTGTATTATTGAAACGCTGAATAGTATTTAATCCCGATGAATCAGCCAAGGGCACAACATCAAAAGTTGGGTTTTCTAAATTACTGCTGACATAAGAAACACCAATGGCCACATGATACAATGGGTTAATATGAATGGTAAAAGTGCTGACAGTAGCGCCATCTTTTTTAACATTAAACACCACATTACTACTCGTATAGGGCCCCTTGATAAATTCTCTGATTGTATATTTAATAGGCTCATCAACGTTTCCGCTTTGAACATTATTGGTTATGGCGTCGGCAGGACGAAAAGCAAGATCCGTTGGAGCATATTCAGCATCATTGTCATCAATACTGTAATCATCATACTTAACTTCGGGCACAACCACCAAAAAAATAACCTCATCATCTTGGTCAAGGTTTACAGGCTTACGACCAATAATGTTACCGTAGGGATCAACGCAGATATAGGCCTTATCTGAATTTGGAAAATACCTTTTTCCTCCTTTAATAATATCCAAAGCGCCACCACTATTTTGGCTAACAAATTGTCTCCAATTATCATATTTAGCTGATTCGCTCTTTTCTTGGTCTTTGTCCGGATCTTTATCATCAACAGGAGCAACAAATTCCTTACCGATATCAGCAAAAACAGTCGCAGCTCTGCCTCCTGCAACAGGTGGAGTAACTTCAATCTTCAGAATT includes:
- a CDS encoding ATP-binding protein — translated: MEFNISTNIVRDQSKDLNYVVTPNATKIFERIFSSENSANRSFTIIGNYGTGKSTFLWALEKNLLKKKIYFSTKANERYQSYQILKLIGDATSLTFAFQKALGLDTVSSSRDIIDALEKRRVAADKKKNGFVILIDEFGKFLEHINKNKKSNDLYLLQLVSEWANDLDKNAYFIITLHQNFISYSSSLDLVDRQEWEKIKGRFVELLFNEPVEQLLFFASKQLEKISIAATLKKDFASLNDAISKSHLVAFTQSGHGNLTERLYPLDWLSANMLVQSLQRYGQNERSLFSFLNEFEALKDTIANPFFNVTAVYDYLIQTLSSDIQNYSNPHRPQWLSSMRALERAELYFTDDYAVAAEIIKTICLVTIFGKAGGKFDKEFASIYLSLTTSYSSDFIRDSIEKLEQSGIIRFYKHSHKLNFLEGTDIDIEQELTNITKEIDANFSISEELGRLITFPVENAKRHSFLTGTPRYFEYRILNDLNDIRYAEGAIDGYINLIFNSKIKGKDVKRISSESQTNLFVLYKNSDAIYNEIFTINKYKLLLNKFVRDVNALKLLNEELQHHVNKLHWLVLQNLYNDAKENLWFYNGGSRTVQSRKELNSLLSEICDREFGDAPILKNELFNRENLSPQINTARKFLMRKVLEFENDALLGFEVSRFPPEKSIYLSLLKQSTIHREVDGVYQYAPPLEGTFTPLWTTCNAFLASAKSSKRNLGELYEVLKTKPFKLKKGFVEFWIPLFLIIKKEDYALFHETNGFVPYISEDVLDMIHKSAHNYSIKSYDVTGLNINLLEGYKEMVNVSEEGKGTQSTFLSIFGNFLRFYRSLNDYTINTKKLSDKAIKLREAIKTAKDPEDALFNQFPAALGFHSLSIKDDEEVLKNYTLHIQDAIRELRSCYDGLIDRVERTILESIDSKGQDFIAYKNNITNKLRSIDSSLLSTEQGIFFKRVFSPLDDRVSWLKSIADVALGKSIDKMIDEEEVLLMNNIKAFMTGLIKSSAIHEFNKLSSDKLVSFEFVSERGDLIKERIVIDSKVNGAYSGVKKELTEKLIILDTDKRKQLLFELLSLEMNTNL
- a CDS encoding DUF4007 family protein: MHTLKFSGHDTFHCRQQWLLKGVELINNQELNGFHNLEESILNLGVGKNMVQAIQYWMKAFGLINNEKHLTEIADILFVQNGGFDKYLEDEGTLWLLQYLLCKQQEASIFKLIFTDYARERISSEFDERQILNFLKLKIAETSNRETSESTLQSDFKVFTQSYFSGIRTAKSLEDDFNSPLIELNLISAVNRGNGLTTYKLNKEDRVTFPSEIFGYCLVDLFGNDAAVNFKDIRDTLGSYFVLTNEGLEVVIDRLRSKYPEFIYNEDAGTRQLQLKIENEDFKLRLLQNYYGV
- a CDS encoding cold-shock protein: MNEGTIKFYNEAKGFGFITPSNGGADLFVHATGLNGQVRENDKVSYEVTDGQKGPTATNVNVI
- a CDS encoding DUF6088 family protein yields the protein MNKLEELKKHLKRGKVYRRADLSKWSKSVDRHLEELVQEGTLQKLSQGVYFYPELTVFGEAPPEEEVLVRSFLKDTRFLLTSFNAYNALGVGTTQLYNTKTVYNHKRHGEFKLGGVTFTFKRKPHFPLKATPEFLLVDLLNNLDQLAEDPNEVVSRVCFKAKTMDAKKLRNSLRDYGSIKAKKLLEPVLSA
- a CDS encoding nucleotidyl transferase AbiEii/AbiGii toxin family protein codes for the protein MHVLYGLKKQGYQFELKGGTSLSKGYGIIHRFSEDIDIHIKPPAEMAINENPNNNNPNNIQKRKGFYDGLAKDIKIDGVISVIRDEAFDDPKQYRSGGIRLHYESSSDAVEGVKEGILLEVGFDTVTPNNPITISSWAYDKAVEQKVDIIDNRAVDIACYHIGYTFVEKLQTIATKFRQEQEDGEERQNLMRQYYDVYGLLGDQQVQQFIDTNEYQEHKIARFPPKDYETPITENEAFLLNNPELRERFKERYKKTAALYYKGQPDFNEMITEIGKWVGKL
- a CDS encoding cold-shock protein, producing MNEGTIKFYNEAKGFGFITPSNGGADLFVHATGLNGQVRENDKVSYEVSNGQKGPTATNVNVI
- a CDS encoding carboxypeptidase-like regulatory domain-containing protein, whose amino-acid sequence is MNKNLAIRIALVFFSAFMISCASKKMTAKNQSTAAGDVVLKEPLEQLQQAQQQQQIITLKGIIVDDLGKVLPGVTISVPGKLQGTVSDFNGHFEIKVAKNSKVEISNIGYANFTLVAQDYKDLKLVFSDTAVVARFYCKNHNAAHSATTREQMDRLTNTQQCVFF